From Corvus cornix cornix isolate S_Up_H32 chromosome 1A, ASM73873v5, whole genome shotgun sequence, a single genomic window includes:
- the ATP6V1F gene encoding V-type proton ATPase subunit F has translation MAGRGKLIAVMGDEDTVTGFLLGGIGELDKHRRPNFLVVEKETSLAEIEETFRGFLAREDVGMILISQALAEQIRPAVAAHARALPAVLEIPSKDHPYDPARDSVLRRARGLFAPDELPIEPPGLPNPSRDTPKSLSDPL, from the exons ATGGCGGGCCGCGGGAAGCTGATCGCGGTGATGGGCGACGAGGACACGGTGACCGGGTTTCTGCTGGGCGGCATCGGGGAGCTGGACAAGCACCGGCGGCCCAACTTCCTGGTGGTGGAGAAGGAAACAAGCCTGGCCGAGATCGAGGAGACCTTCCG GGGTTTCCTGGCGCGGGAGGACGTGGGGATGATCCTGATCTCGCAGGCCCTCGCGGAGCAGATCCGGCCGGCAGTCGCAGCCCATGCCCGGGCGCTGCCCGCAGTGCTCGAGATCCCCTCCAAGGACCACCCCTACGACCCGGCACGGGACTCAGTGCTGCGCCGTGCCCGGGGGCTCTTCGCACCTGATGAGCTGCCGATAGAGCCCCCAGGACTCCCCAACCCCTCCCGAGACACCCCCAAATCTCTCTCGGACCCCCTCTAA